The proteins below are encoded in one region of Triticum aestivum cultivar Chinese Spring chromosome 1B, IWGSC CS RefSeq v2.1, whole genome shotgun sequence:
- the LOC123082518 gene encoding proteasome subunit beta type-6 yields MWARALTFMSGRHTPTVSFLSYQRNPHATSSPPAPHLARSPPLARVRIRHGRRLRRRRPPHGHHHRGSLLRRRRSPRRRLENQHRIQLGQPATVQVASNLVRLLAYQNKSLLQAGMIVGGWDKYEGGQIYSVPLGGTILKQPFAIGGSGSSYLYGFMDHEWKEGMTQEEAEKFVVKVVSLAIARDGASGGVVRTVTINEEGVKRSFHTGDELPLWHEELEPQKSLLDILAAQSTDAMVH; encoded by the exons ATGTGGGCGAGGGCGTTAACATTTATGTCGGGCCGACACACACCGACCGTCTCCTTTCTTTCTTACCAGCGGAACCCCCACGCCACATCGTCGCCTCCCGCTCCACATCTCGCTCGCTCACCGCCGCTAGCTAGAGTTAGaatccgccatggccgccgcctccgccgccggcgaccaccgcatgGGCACCACCATCGTGGGAGTCTGCTACGACGGCGGCGTAGTCCTCGCCGCCGACTCGAGAACCAGCACCG AATCCAGCTTGGGCAACCTGCTACCGTGCAAGTTGCATCCAACTTAGTTAGGTTACTGGCCTATCAGAACAAG AGCTTGTTGCAAGCTGGAATGATTGTTGGTGGATGGGACAAATATGAGGGAGGACAAATTTACTCGGTCCCTCTTGGTGGAACGATTCTGAAGCAACCATTCGCAATTGGAG GATCTGGTTCTAGTTACCTGTATGGATTCATGGATCATGAATGGAAAGAGGGTATGACCCAGGAAGAAGCTGAG AAGTTTGTGGTGAAGGTGGTTTCCCTTGCTATTGCTCGCGATGGTGCTAGTGGAGGGGTTGTTCGCACTGTTACT ATTAACGAGGAGGGCGTTAAAAGGAGCTTCCACACTGGTGATGAGCTGCCACTGTGGCATGAAGAGCTGGAACCACAGAAGTCGCTCCTTGACATTCTCGCAGCTCAGAGCACTGATGCAATGGTCCATTGA